The following proteins come from a genomic window of Gimesia chilikensis:
- a CDS encoding HesB/IscA family protein — translation MAVTITENASNELKRFKENSNYSEDSLLRIGIVSGGCSGFSYDFKFVEPAEYNEENDTISEQHGVKVVVDKKSSLFLDGTTVDYYEGLDKRGFTFDNPNAVKSCGCGSSFSA, via the coding sequence ATGGCTGTCACAATTACTGAAAATGCTTCCAACGAACTGAAGCGTTTCAAAGAGAATTCCAATTACAGTGAAGATTCTCTCTTACGTATCGGGATCGTTTCCGGTGGTTGCAGTGGTTTCTCATACGACTTCAAATTCGTTGAACCAGCTGAATACAACGAAGAAAACGATACCATTTCCGAACAACACGGAGTGAAAGTCGTTGTCGACAAGAAGAGCAGCCTGTTCCTCGACGGTACCACCGTAGACTACTACGAAGGCCTCGACAAACGCGGTTTCACTTTCGATAACCCCAATGCTGTCAAATCCTGCGGATGCGGCAGCAGCTTCTCTGCCTGA
- a CDS encoding DUF6677 family protein — translation MADSQNQIELKNPAVAAVLGFLIPGAGHFYQGRTFKGAIYCFCILSTFFCGMALGDWKTVYYQSWQGKRNLGYFAQVGVGLPALPALVQNSRFHKQAAPGNLARNDLDAGYFQSQPYQMDLPLEASFEGTLLDRGNDGKTISGALEGTIRLKSIDGEFGPEVRGAFEGTLDGKPIEPLELADPIGIGLPLGGNQRRALECAVIRKEGGQRTDTGHIEGSIPRPFLNWFEMPLSESELDDINKELGKRYEFAVVFTWIAGLLNLLAIWDAFEGPAYGQGDEEEEKPSSDKEPSPATT, via the coding sequence ATGGCTGACAGTCAAAATCAAATTGAATTAAAAAATCCGGCTGTCGCTGCAGTGCTCGGGTTCCTGATTCCAGGAGCAGGTCACTTTTACCAGGGCCGCACCTTCAAAGGAGCGATTTACTGCTTCTGTATTCTGAGTACGTTCTTCTGCGGAATGGCACTGGGCGACTGGAAAACGGTCTATTATCAGTCCTGGCAGGGGAAGCGGAATCTGGGTTACTTTGCCCAGGTCGGCGTCGGTCTGCCGGCGCTGCCCGCACTGGTACAGAACTCCCGGTTCCATAAACAGGCGGCGCCAGGCAACCTGGCCCGCAACGATCTGGATGCAGGCTATTTTCAGTCGCAGCCTTACCAGATGGATCTGCCGCTGGAAGCTTCTTTCGAGGGAACACTGCTGGATCGAGGCAATGACGGAAAAACCATCAGCGGCGCGCTGGAGGGTACCATCCGGCTGAAATCCATCGATGGTGAGTTCGGACCTGAGGTCAGAGGTGCCTTTGAGGGCACCCTGGACGGAAAACCGATTGAACCCCTGGAACTGGCGGATCCGATCGGAATCGGGCTGCCTCTGGGAGGAAATCAGCGCAGAGCCCTGGAATGTGCGGTCATTCGCAAAGAGGGGGGACAGCGGACCGACACCGGACACATTGAAGGGAGCATTCCACGACCTTTCCTGAACTGGTTCGAGATGCCCCTCAGTGAAAGTGAGCTGGATGACATCAATAAAGAGCTGGGAAAAAGGTATGAGTTTGCCGTCGTGTTTACCTGGATCGCGGGTCTCCTGAACCTGCTGGCCATCTGGGACGCGTTTGAAGGCCCCGCCTACGGCCAGGGAGACGAGGAAGAAGAAAAGCCATCCTCCGACAAAGAGCCTTCACCCGCCACAACATAG
- a CDS encoding SDR family NAD(P)-dependent oxidoreductase, protein MKLEGRNALVTGASRGIGRGCAIEMAKAGANVAINYRSHPEEAEEAAEEARSYGVKAITVQADVSDQASVEAAVAKTVEEFGSLDLFVSNSAYSDRELILEADMEGFKRTIDVTMWGAFFGVRAAAAQMTKQGSGGSIVVISSPHAVIAIPTSAAYNMAKAAIDHMARTAAIEFAQHRIRVNTVHPGWIDTPGERKFFTDEQLQAGAENIPWKRLGTPNEVGKLVTFLSSPDADYMTGGTTTIDGGISLPWWSNRAEGAQ, encoded by the coding sequence ATGAAACTGGAAGGGCGAAATGCGCTCGTGACGGGCGCCTCTCGGGGCATCGGTCGAGGATGTGCGATTGAAATGGCCAAAGCAGGCGCCAATGTGGCGATCAATTATCGCTCCCATCCCGAAGAAGCGGAAGAAGCAGCTGAAGAAGCCCGCTCTTACGGCGTGAAAGCCATCACTGTCCAGGCTGATGTCTCTGATCAGGCCTCAGTTGAAGCCGCTGTGGCCAAGACTGTTGAAGAATTTGGCAGCCTTGACCTGTTCGTTTCCAACTCTGCCTACAGCGATCGGGAACTGATCCTGGAAGCAGACATGGAAGGTTTCAAACGAACCATCGATGTGACCATGTGGGGTGCCTTCTTTGGCGTTCGGGCGGCTGCCGCCCAGATGACTAAACAGGGCTCAGGTGGCTCCATTGTCGTCATCAGTTCTCCGCATGCGGTCATCGCGATTCCGACCTCAGCCGCTTACAACATGGCGAAAGCCGCCATCGACCACATGGCACGTACCGCTGCCATCGAATTCGCGCAGCATCGCATCCGTGTGAATACCGTTCATCCCGGCTGGATTGATACTCCCGGTGAGCGGAAGTTCTTTACCGATGAGCAGTTGCAGGCCGGTGCGGAAAACATCCCCTGGAAACGACTGGGAACCCCGAATGAAGTCGGCAAACTGGTGACCTTCCTCTCCAGTCCCGATGCCGATTACATGACCGGTGGTACCACCACGATTGATGGTGGAATCAGCCTGCCCTGGTGGTCCAATCGGGCCGAGGGTGCACAGTAA
- the lepB gene encoding signal peptidase I, which produces MTKKIEKSKLKTFLAERAEKKQTESETPRSRHNEVRDTIESIIIALVFAFVFRAYSAEAFVIPTGSMAPTLYGRHKELSCPSCGVKYAVGASDELIEKTEYYRPDLKVTGALCPNCRYYADLREAMPFTGDRIIVNKFPFEFGDPDRWDVIVFKYPEASQTNYIKRLVGLPGEEIQISRGDVYARKSDQEPFQILRKDNLEKQLTVQQLVYDDDYPPREILQYGWPERWSPMQQVAAGETKFQGLSKSNWVIDQESRAYQYQGEALKQADAKLEWLRYQHVVPQTSEWALLQENPELFQQSILSSPPRPRLISDFTAYNSYTGGTTEGYYIYDAAFWVGDLTLSFDVEIENAAGELFVELMRGDRHYRVKFDVKTGKATLYYVEDYPNPEPVETELTTVETSLQGAGAHQIMFANVDQRLCLWIDGDLVELQGKTEYKPTATHDPREGDLAPAGIAGRGLNFNVSHLLLQRDIYYRADEYYQKLEIPGEHKHLWELLYDPAAWSREYEDHHQKVTFAQMSDEEFFVLGDNSARSADSRLWGNDRGAERRHAVPRTALVGKAFMIYWPHGIPFMNDGHGYSPDVGPLKRFFYHQTAPGSYPKDPYAKLSFPFYPNFSRMKRIR; this is translated from the coding sequence GACTGAGTCCGAAACGCCTCGTTCCCGCCATAATGAAGTCCGCGATACGATCGAATCGATCATCATTGCGCTGGTGTTCGCTTTTGTTTTCCGGGCTTACTCGGCAGAGGCGTTCGTCATTCCCACCGGTTCCATGGCTCCCACACTCTACGGTCGGCACAAAGAGCTGTCTTGTCCTTCCTGTGGCGTCAAATATGCCGTCGGTGCCAGCGATGAACTGATTGAAAAGACAGAGTATTACCGCCCCGATTTAAAAGTGACCGGCGCGCTCTGTCCCAACTGCCGCTACTATGCTGATCTGCGGGAGGCGATGCCGTTTACCGGGGATCGGATTATCGTCAATAAATTCCCCTTTGAGTTCGGCGATCCTGATCGCTGGGATGTGATTGTCTTCAAATATCCGGAGGCGTCGCAGACCAATTACATCAAACGCCTGGTCGGACTGCCTGGCGAGGAAATCCAGATTTCCCGCGGCGATGTCTACGCTCGTAAAAGCGATCAGGAACCGTTTCAGATTCTCCGTAAAGACAACCTGGAAAAACAGCTGACGGTTCAGCAACTGGTCTATGATGATGATTATCCACCCCGCGAAATTCTGCAGTATGGCTGGCCCGAACGCTGGTCTCCCATGCAGCAGGTGGCCGCCGGCGAGACGAAGTTCCAGGGGCTGAGCAAGTCCAACTGGGTGATCGATCAGGAATCGCGGGCCTATCAGTATCAGGGTGAAGCACTCAAGCAGGCTGACGCCAAACTGGAATGGCTGCGCTACCAGCACGTGGTGCCGCAGACATCAGAGTGGGCTCTGCTCCAGGAAAACCCGGAACTGTTTCAGCAGTCGATCCTGTCCTCTCCTCCCCGGCCCCGGCTGATCAGTGATTTTACGGCCTACAACAGCTACACCGGGGGGACCACCGAGGGATATTACATCTACGACGCTGCCTTCTGGGTCGGTGATCTCACACTCAGTTTCGATGTGGAGATCGAGAACGCCGCAGGAGAACTGTTCGTGGAACTGATGCGCGGCGATCGGCATTACCGCGTCAAGTTTGATGTGAAGACCGGCAAAGCGACCCTGTATTACGTGGAAGATTATCCTAACCCCGAACCGGTGGAGACCGAATTAACGACCGTCGAAACCTCATTGCAGGGAGCGGGCGCCCATCAGATCATGTTTGCGAACGTCGATCAGCGACTCTGTCTCTGGATCGACGGGGATCTGGTAGAACTGCAGGGTAAGACCGAGTACAAGCCGACCGCGACGCACGATCCGCGGGAAGGCGACCTGGCACCAGCGGGAATCGCGGGCCGGGGGCTCAATTTCAACGTCTCCCATCTGCTGCTGCAACGGGACATCTACTACCGTGCGGATGAGTATTATCAGAAACTGGAAATTCCCGGCGAGCATAAACATCTCTGGGAACTCCTCTACGATCCGGCTGCCTGGAGTCGTGAGTATGAAGATCATCACCAGAAAGTCACGTTTGCACAGATGTCTGATGAAGAGTTCTTCGTGCTCGGCGATAATTCAGCCCGCAGTGCCGACAGTCGCCTGTGGGGCAATGATCGGGGGGCAGAACGTCGTCACGCCGTCCCGCGTACAGCCTTGGTCGGGAAAGCCTTCATGATCTACTGGCCGCATGGAATTCCGTTTATGAATGATGGTCACGGCTATTCACCCGATGTGGGACCGCTCAAGCGGTTTTTCTATCATCAGACGGCTCCCGGATCTTATCCCAAGGACCCGTATGCCAAGCTGTCATTCCCATTTTACCCCAATTTTTCCCGCATGAAACGCATTCGCTAA
- a CDS encoding 3'-5' exoribonuclease YhaM family protein — protein MNTAREVMLLSEMEPGQMADSFVLLVSRQRSNTRDGKPYFRVQFRDHATVATAMIWSDTPWFEDCETNWSEGEFYKVRARYEESKYGPQLDIDRIRPVNDEDAEDGFDPGLYFKRSRFSSDEMFAELTDIAREQITEEPLRDLVLDILDEYADQIKVIAAASRNHHAFTGGFLEHVLSVTRTACYLADKYRDYYREMQPPLNKSLVVSGAILHDIGKLNELDYKPHASSYTPAGRLIGHILLGRDLVREHARKFEELSPETLLRLEHMIVSHQNLPEWGSPIAPHTPEALLVHYADDVDAKFHMMATTLENILPGNEDAFSGRDNALRRSIFLGLKTPE, from the coding sequence ATGAACACCGCGCGAGAAGTCATGCTGCTGAGTGAAATGGAACCTGGTCAGATGGCGGACAGTTTTGTCCTGCTCGTTTCCCGACAGCGTTCAAACACGCGGGACGGGAAGCCTTATTTTCGGGTCCAGTTCCGCGACCATGCGACAGTGGCCACCGCGATGATCTGGAGCGACACTCCCTGGTTTGAAGACTGTGAGACCAACTGGAGCGAGGGGGAGTTCTACAAAGTTCGAGCTCGCTACGAAGAAAGTAAGTACGGTCCGCAACTGGACATTGACCGCATTCGTCCAGTGAATGACGAAGACGCCGAGGATGGATTCGACCCCGGCCTGTATTTCAAACGCTCCCGTTTTTCCAGCGACGAAATGTTTGCAGAGCTGACGGACATTGCCCGCGAACAGATTACCGAGGAACCCTTGCGCGATCTGGTGCTGGACATTTTGGATGAATATGCAGACCAGATCAAAGTGATCGCTGCGGCCAGCAGAAATCATCATGCGTTCACCGGGGGCTTTCTGGAACATGTGCTCTCAGTCACTCGGACCGCCTGCTATCTGGCCGACAAATACAGGGACTATTACCGGGAGATGCAACCGCCGCTGAACAAATCTCTGGTGGTATCAGGGGCCATCCTGCACGACATCGGCAAGCTGAACGAACTTGATTACAAACCGCACGCCTCCAGCTACACACCAGCGGGACGATTGATCGGCCATATCCTGCTGGGCCGTGATCTCGTACGGGAGCACGCCCGAAAATTTGAGGAACTCAGCCCTGAGACACTGCTGCGACTGGAACATATGATTGTCTCGCATCAGAATCTGCCCGAATGGGGATCGCCTATCGCCCCGCATACCCCGGAAGCACTGCTGGTGCATTACGCAGATGATGTAGACGCCAAGTTCCACATGATGGCTACCACGCTGGAAAATATCCTGCCCGGAAACGAAGATGCGTTTTCCGGACGCGATAATGCCCTGCGGCGGAGTATCTTTCTGGGGCTGAAAACGCCAGAATAA
- the lptB gene encoding LPS export ABC transporter ATP-binding protein gives MPLLECVGLVKDYPGKRAVDGVDFFVERGEIVGLLGPNGAGKTTTFRMACGMVAPTKGRVYLEDTDVTTWPMYKRARKGMGYLPQDESVFVKLSIEDNIYAILEFLDLNRRQRRETVDRLLDQFGLTAKRKQIASTLSGGERRRLEIARCLASSPELILLDEPFTGIDPVTIHDIQDIIADLRDSGISILLTDHRERETLTITDRSYIISAGQVLVSGDAETVLSDESAQALYFGKRFDKGSIIEGREAFGTRGFERDAA, from the coding sequence ATGCCATTGCTGGAATGCGTCGGTCTGGTTAAGGATTATCCGGGTAAACGGGCCGTCGACGGCGTCGATTTTTTCGTGGAACGGGGCGAGATCGTCGGTCTGCTGGGCCCTAACGGGGCCGGTAAGACGACCACCTTCCGCATGGCCTGTGGAATGGTTGCTCCTACGAAAGGCCGTGTCTACCTGGAAGATACCGACGTGACTACCTGGCCCATGTACAAACGGGCGAGAAAAGGCATGGGGTACCTGCCTCAGGATGAGAGTGTGTTTGTCAAACTCTCGATTGAAGACAACATCTACGCTATCCTGGAGTTCCTCGACCTGAATCGCCGTCAGCGACGCGAGACCGTCGATCGACTGCTGGACCAGTTCGGATTGACCGCCAAGCGGAAGCAGATTGCTTCGACCCTCTCCGGAGGTGAACGTCGGCGTCTGGAAATTGCCCGCTGCCTGGCCAGCTCTCCGGAACTGATTCTGCTGGACGAACCTTTCACCGGGATTGACCCGGTTACGATTCATGATATTCAGGATATCATTGCCGACCTGCGCGACAGTGGGATCTCGATTCTGCTGACGGACCACCGTGAACGTGAGACGCTGACCATTACAGACCGCAGCTATATCATCAGCGCGGGACAGGTTCTCGTCAGTGGGGACGCGGAAACCGTGCTCAGCGACGAATCAGCCCAGGCGCTGTACTTTGGCAAGCGGTTCGACAAGGGCTCGATCATCGAAGGTCGCGAAGCCTTTGGAACTCGCGGATTTGAACGAGACGCTGCCTGA